One Thiocapsa bogorovii DNA segment encodes these proteins:
- a CDS encoding KAP family P-loop NTPase fold protein, whose product MNLKFKPIRFDPDDPFKSDRLDRKEEILNLTLLAQNVDSPAVIAIDSRWGTGKTTFIKLWEHHLKAGNTPSLYFNAWETDFSEDPLVSFLGEMNEGLKSLIGASEETNEAWEKTKAAGKQIAKRGIPALIRIATAGIIDADKIIEDEIAKTAGSLAGDALDSYLQQKDAISEFHSALTEFIENSANGNHLIIFVDELDRCRPNYAIELLERIKHLFNIEGLVFVLAPDKGQLGHSIKAVYGNGIDADGYLRRFIDFEYKLKRPDISNYIESLLLSFELEEFFTPRKKYQEFQYDYGHLKNVFIVLAVGLRLSLREVEQFLASVNIAVRTAKENQFLFPALLVFLMLARHFKPDAYQRYISDEGDESELIDYLYQIVPEKNRKKSFECALIEGFLIAAKKDQFRTSDSIALLKHKDVIQDEELDYEEKQYSETVVNVVKRPAAMGHGVNLELLTARIDWLRRFEFLDVEG is encoded by the coding sequence TTGAATCTGAAATTCAAGCCAATCCGATTTGATCCAGATGACCCGTTTAAATCGGATCGTTTGGATAGAAAAGAAGAGATTCTTAACCTCACATTGCTAGCGCAAAATGTAGACTCTCCAGCCGTGATAGCAATCGATTCGCGATGGGGAACAGGAAAGACAACTTTTATCAAACTATGGGAGCACCATCTCAAAGCAGGAAATACTCCTTCATTATATTTCAATGCATGGGAAACCGATTTCTCAGAAGATCCTTTGGTTTCATTTCTAGGAGAAATGAACGAAGGTCTCAAGAGTTTGATCGGCGCCTCAGAGGAGACCAATGAGGCATGGGAGAAAACCAAGGCTGCTGGAAAACAAATAGCCAAACGAGGCATTCCAGCACTGATAAGAATTGCGACAGCGGGCATCATTGATGCTGATAAAATAATCGAAGATGAGATAGCTAAAACTGCTGGGTCTTTGGCTGGCGATGCACTCGATAGCTACCTCCAACAAAAAGATGCAATATCAGAGTTTCATAGCGCCCTAACTGAGTTTATTGAGAATTCCGCAAATGGGAATCACCTCATTATTTTTGTAGATGAATTAGATCGCTGTAGGCCGAACTATGCCATTGAACTGCTGGAAAGAATCAAACATTTATTTAATATAGAGGGCTTGGTGTTTGTGTTGGCTCCCGATAAAGGGCAATTGGGTCACTCTATCAAGGCTGTCTATGGAAACGGAATCGATGCAGATGGATATCTTCGCCGATTCATTGATTTTGAATACAAGTTAAAGAGGCCAGATATAAGCAACTATATTGAATCACTGCTTTTATCATTCGAGCTTGAGGAGTTCTTTACCCCAAGAAAAAAATATCAAGAATTTCAGTACGACTATGGGCATTTGAAGAATGTCTTTATTGTGCTTGCTGTCGGACTTCGGCTTTCTTTGAGGGAGGTTGAGCAATTCCTAGCAAGTGTCAATATCGCAGTTAGAACAGCAAAAGAAAATCAGTTCCTATTTCCCGCTTTGCTAGTTTTCTTGATGTTGGCAAGGCACTTCAAGCCTGACGCCTATCAACGATACATTTCCGATGAAGGCGACGAATCAGAACTGATTGATTATCTCTATCAGATTGTCCCAGAGAAAAATAGAAAGAAGAGTTTTGAATGTGCGCTAATTGAGGGTTTTCTAATAGCGGCAAAGAAAGATCAATTCAGAACAAGTGACTCAATTGCTTTGCTGAAGCACAAGGATGTTATTCAAGACGAGGAGTTGGATTACGAGGAAAAGCAGTACTCCGAAACAGTTGTTAATGTTGTGAAACGGCCAGCGGCAATGGGCCACGGCGTCAACCTAGAGCTACTTACAGCTCGGATTGATTGGTTAAGAAGGTTTGAGTTTTTAGATGTTGAAGGCTAA
- a CDS encoding GFA family protein: MKYSGSCLCGKVTFEVDGEFQHFFLCHCAYCRKDTGSAHAANLFSSTAVIRWLAGEDQISTYKLPNTRHQRSFCASCGSALPNVQLGDLLLVPAGCLDSDISILPSAHIFVGSRANWDSAENRDRRRLISPNPVPQPARLSMALAVEV; this comes from the coding sequence ATGAAATATTCCGGATCATGTCTTTGCGGCAAGGTCACTTTTGAAGTGGACGGCGAGTTCCAACACTTCTTTCTTTGCCACTGCGCATACTGCCGAAAGGATACAGGCTCGGCTCATGCGGCAAATCTATTTTCCAGCACCGCGGTGATTCGATGGCTAGCTGGCGAGGATCAAATCTCAACATACAAACTTCCTAATACTCGCCACCAACGTAGCTTTTGTGCTAGCTGCGGTTCGGCATTGCCAAACGTACAACTAGGAGACCTTCTCCTCGTACCTGCGGGATGCCTCGATTCCGATATTTCGATTCTGCCATCAGCCCATATTTTTGTAGGCAGCAGAGCGAACTGGGATAGCGCAGAAAACAGGGACAGACGACGTTTAATATCGCCTAACCCGGTGCCTCAACCGGCTCGGCTGAGCATGGCGTTGGCCGTGGAAGTCTGA
- a CDS encoding DUF6946 family protein: protein MTRIFMPTSGPEDWKRFLAEPEKHWKTGNSAKALAYCWEESGDIPGEIRAVLARAPALAEIEALFCIPEHQVQIPGGSRPSQNDVWVLGRTSHGLVSIAVEGKVSESFGPTIAEWFKDPSVGKKRRLQFLCQELEIGFPPANGLRYQLFHRTASAIIEAKRFGAADAAMVVHTFSQNDDWFDDYAAFLAAVGVPAEINGVSTKRLGCGLRLHLGWVHGAEKWLRA from the coding sequence ATGACCAGAATCTTCATGCCCACATCGGGACCCGAGGACTGGAAACGGTTTCTTGCCGAACCCGAGAAGCACTGGAAAACCGGCAACTCCGCGAAGGCGCTTGCGTATTGCTGGGAAGAATCGGGAGACATCCCAGGCGAGATAAGAGCGGTTCTCGCCCGCGCGCCGGCATTGGCGGAAATTGAAGCGCTGTTCTGCATCCCCGAGCATCAGGTTCAGATACCTGGAGGATCAAGACCGTCGCAAAATGACGTATGGGTGTTAGGTAGAACATCGCATGGCTTGGTCTCAATAGCAGTTGAAGGGAAGGTATCGGAATCTTTCGGCCCGACAATTGCCGAGTGGTTCAAAGACCCATCCGTTGGGAAGAAACGACGGCTACAGTTCTTGTGCCAAGAGCTTGAGATCGGTTTCCCGCCAGCAAACGGCCTTCGCTACCAGCTCTTTCATCGAACCGCGTCAGCCATTATCGAGGCTAAAAGGTTCGGTGCCGCCGACGCAGCAATGGTCGTGCATACATTTAGCCAAAACGATGATTGGTTCGATGACTACGCTGCATTTCTCGCCGCCGTCGGCGTACCAGCCGAGATCAATGGTGTCTCGACCAAGCGTCTTGGTTGCGGTCTTCGACTACACCTCGGATGGGTACACGGCGCAGAAAAATGGCTGCGGGCATAG
- a CDS encoding BRCT domain-containing protein produces the protein MASEKPTMILMSKSDMSKEQIEALSDSDAWKIIYSMRSRKAQDHRLQVCFTGFSASRKNELSAIAESHNFKAVSSVTKNLDFLCGGENAGPKKTEKAELQGVQFLNEAQFLNLAETGELPNGGNWYQHSTSSLTMCSSPSRFHSRSSGSAEHGVMRQKPASKNRP, from the coding sequence ATGGCAAGCGAAAAGCCAACAATGATTCTCATGTCCAAATCGGATATGAGCAAGGAACAGATCGAGGCTCTTTCCGACTCGGATGCATGGAAAATTATCTATTCTATGCGCTCAAGGAAAGCGCAAGATCACCGTTTACAAGTCTGTTTCACTGGATTTAGCGCATCCAGAAAGAATGAGCTTTCAGCAATTGCTGAGAGTCATAATTTTAAAGCAGTTTCATCTGTAACGAAGAATCTAGATTTTCTATGTGGCGGTGAAAATGCAGGACCAAAAAAGACTGAGAAAGCTGAATTGCAAGGCGTGCAATTCTTGAACGAAGCCCAGTTTCTAAACCTAGCCGAGACCGGCGAGCTTCCGAATGGCGGAAATTGGTATCAACACTCCACTTCAAGCCTGACGATGTGCTCCAGCCCAAGCCGGTTTCACTCTCGCTCATCCGGCTCGGCTGAGCATGGCGTTATGCGCCAGAAACCAGCCAGCAAGAATAGGCCATGA
- a CDS encoding GFA family protein, with protein MKYSGSCLCGKVTFEVDGEFQHFFLCHCAYCRKDTGSAHAANLFSSAAVIRWLAGEDQISTYKLPNTRHQRSFCASCGSALPNVQQGDLLVVPAGCLDSDIPIPPSAHIFVGSRANWDSSLENVFSFEGGPE; from the coding sequence ATGAAATATTCCGGATCATGTCTTTGCGGCAAGGTCACTTTTGAAGTGGACGGCGAGTTCCAACACTTCTTTCTTTGCCACTGCGCATACTGCCGAAAGGATACAGGCTCGGCTCATGCAGCAAATCTATTTTCCAGTGCCGCGGTGATTCGGTGGCTAGCTGGGGAGGATCAAATCTCAACATACAAACTTCCTAATACTCGCCACCAACGTAGCTTTTGTGCTAGCTGCGGTTCGGCATTGCCAAACGTACAACAAGGAGACCTACTCGTCGTACCTGCGGGGTGCCTCGATTCCGATATTCCTATTCCGCCATCAGCACATATTTTTGTAGGCAGCAGAGCGAATTGGGATAGTAGCCTTGAGAACGTTTTCTCGTTTGAAGGAGGCCCAGAGTAA
- the tnpC gene encoding IS66 family transposase, whose amino-acid sequence MDGPLQRLPNDPEMLHGIIGRLSDQLAQSERERAEQSLQLEQHSNTLQQQTRRIDQLLEYIELLRRKRFGRSADRIPESQLGLFDETELEALIAELEAELPADTAPPATPAEDTLAPPKGKPVRRPLPSHLPRVERILDLPEAEKAAMGEDWVLIGYDSSEQLAVIPRQTYVIEYKRAKYVARNEDVPGAEVGVKIAPRPAQIIPKSIAHSSLLASIVTAKFVDALPLYRQETIFAREGIALGRQTMAGLLIQLQVPLQPVAAALKDLLRRGAVVHIDETPVQVLREPGRENTQDSYMWVFCGGPPGTPVRWFEYAPSRAAEVPRRVLFASDVDPPPLPLYLQSDGYGAYGVLAAAPGVIGHAGCWAHVRRKFVDAANGRNAGAAQQMVALIGELYAVERRLRDADPQTRLRGRSEHSRAILMRIRRWLDRTATRVLPKSLLGEAIAYALGQWPILITFLEDGHLEIDNNIAENAIRPFVVGRKNWLFAGSPKGAETSALLFSLIETAKANGLEPWAYLNHLFEHLPGAKSPEAVAALLPHNLKMDDLKREGSIR is encoded by the coding sequence ATGGACGGCCCGCTTCAAAGACTTCCGAATGACCCCGAGATGCTCCACGGGATCATTGGCCGGTTAAGCGATCAACTGGCGCAATCCGAACGCGAGCGAGCCGAACAGTCGCTGCAGTTGGAACAGCACTCCAATACCCTGCAACAGCAGACCCGGCGTATTGACCAGTTGCTCGAGTACATCGAGCTGTTGCGGCGCAAGCGCTTCGGCCGCAGTGCCGATCGCATCCCCGAGAGTCAGCTCGGGCTGTTTGACGAGACCGAGCTCGAGGCGCTGATCGCCGAACTGGAAGCCGAGCTGCCGGCCGACACCGCGCCGCCGGCGACACCCGCCGAAGACACCCTCGCGCCGCCCAAGGGCAAGCCGGTGCGCCGGCCGCTGCCGAGCCATCTGCCGCGGGTCGAGCGTATCCTGGATCTGCCCGAGGCGGAGAAAGCCGCCATGGGCGAGGATTGGGTCTTGATCGGCTACGACAGCTCCGAGCAACTGGCGGTCATCCCCCGCCAGACCTACGTCATCGAATACAAGCGCGCCAAATACGTTGCCCGTAACGAAGATGTGCCGGGCGCGGAGGTCGGGGTGAAGATCGCCCCGCGTCCGGCGCAGATCATCCCCAAATCCATCGCCCACAGCTCATTGCTGGCCTCCATCGTGACGGCCAAGTTCGTCGATGCCCTGCCGCTGTATCGTCAGGAGACGATCTTCGCGCGCGAGGGCATCGCGCTCGGGCGCCAAACCATGGCGGGCTTGCTCATCCAACTGCAGGTTCCGCTGCAACCCGTCGCCGCGGCGCTGAAAGACCTGCTGCGCCGGGGAGCGGTGGTGCATATCGACGAGACGCCGGTGCAGGTCCTGCGCGAGCCCGGACGCGAGAACACGCAAGACTCCTACATGTGGGTGTTTTGCGGCGGGCCGCCGGGCACACCGGTGCGCTGGTTCGAGTATGCCCCGAGCCGGGCCGCGGAAGTCCCTCGTCGGGTGCTGTTCGCGAGCGACGTCGATCCGCCGCCGCTGCCGTTGTATCTGCAATCCGACGGCTACGGCGCCTATGGTGTCCTCGCCGCTGCGCCCGGAGTCATCGGCCATGCCGGGTGCTGGGCGCACGTGCGACGCAAGTTCGTCGATGCCGCCAACGGGCGCAACGCCGGTGCCGCGCAGCAGATGGTGGCCCTGATCGGGGAGCTCTATGCGGTGGAGCGGCGCCTGCGCGACGCCGATCCCCAGACCCGGCTGCGCGGGCGTAGCGAGCACAGTCGAGCGATCCTCATGCGCATCCGCCGGTGGCTGGATCGCACCGCCACCCGCGTGCTTCCCAAAAGCCTGCTCGGCGAAGCCATCGCCTATGCCCTCGGCCAATGGCCGATCCTCATCACCTTTCTCGAGGACGGGCACCTGGAGATCGACAACAACATCGCCGAAAACGCCATCCGGCCCTTTGTGGTCGGGAGAAAGAACTGGCTCTTCGCCGGCAGTCCCAAGGGCGCCGAAACCAGCGCGCTGCTCTTCAGCCTGATCGAAACCGCCAAGGCCAATGGCCTGGAGCCTTGGGCCTACCTCAACCACCTCTTCGAGCACCTGCCCGGTGCCAAGTCCCCCGAGGCGGTCGCGGCGCTGCTGCCGCACAATCTGAAAATGGACGACCTCAAAAGGGAAGGGTCAATCCGGTAG
- the tnpB gene encoding IS66 family insertion sequence element accessory protein TnpB (TnpB, as the term is used for proteins encoded by IS66 family insertion elements, is considered an accessory protein, since TnpC, encoded by a neighboring gene, is a DDE family transposase.) yields MIGFGARTQVYLAAGATDMRKQIDGLAALVVDVLQADPFSDHLFVFCNRSRDKLKILYWHNNGFWLWYRRLERERFWWPAPQSVTPVMLSIRELGWLLEGLDPRRVKAHRRAEFDLL; encoded by the coding sequence ATGATCGGCTTCGGCGCACGCACGCAGGTGTATCTGGCTGCAGGGGCCACGGACATGCGCAAACAAATCGACGGTCTTGCGGCCTTGGTGGTCGATGTGCTGCAGGCCGATCCGTTCTCGGATCATCTGTTCGTCTTCTGTAATCGCAGCCGCGACAAGCTCAAGATTCTCTATTGGCACAACAACGGCTTTTGGCTGTGGTATCGGCGTTTGGAGCGCGAGCGGTTTTGGTGGCCGGCGCCGCAGAGCGTCACACCGGTCATGCTCTCGATCCGCGAATTGGGCTGGTTGCTCGAAGGGCTCGATCCGCGCCGTGTCAAAGCCCATCGGCGGGCTGAATTCGACCTGCTTTAA
- the tnpA gene encoding IS66 family insertion sequence element accessory protein TnpA: MAEKRRSREQWRELVRGWPGSGLTQAQYCEHHGISTGSLSRWRAVFGREHQAGGGPARSRAEAPLCLLPVQFSEALEPARRDRVLTVVFGDGVRLEVPPGCDGATLARVVDVLAQRTTA; the protein is encoded by the coding sequence ATGGCAGAGAAGCGGCGCAGTCGCGAGCAGTGGCGGGAGTTGGTCCGGGGCTGGCCGGGCAGTGGTCTGACGCAGGCACAGTACTGCGAACACCACGGCATTTCCACCGGGAGTCTGTCGCGGTGGCGGGCCGTCTTCGGCCGGGAGCACCAAGCGGGCGGCGGCCCGGCGCGATCCCGCGCCGAGGCGCCGTTATGCTTGCTGCCGGTGCAATTCAGTGAAGCCCTCGAGCCGGCGCGCCGTGATCGGGTGCTGACCGTCGTCTTCGGTGACGGCGTGCGCCTGGAGGTCCCGCCCGGATGCGATGGCGCCACACTCGCGCGGGTGGTGGATGTGCTCGCGCAGCGCACGACGGCATGA
- a CDS encoding peptidylprolyl isomerase, translating into MHLFYKLATAASVTLALAGARGVMAAETVPQEAAPAAPPAAETSATSGDPADVVVTINGVGMTRAELDRNIGALLAQSRSAAPLDPATRKRIEEAAQENMIRSELLYQLAKNETVADLDEQTDAQLAAIRSRFASEEEWETTLAQKGVTPDALREILKQGILIDAFIANEVASKIEITDAQLKAFYDENADAFKKPESMRASHILIGVDSNATPEEKEKAKQKAEGLLKLVKSGEDFAELAKKESTCPSAPQGGDLGEFGRGQMVAPFEEAAFSLEPGNFSEVVETQFGYHIIKSTGKNAAGAVPFEDMKAQIEKQLRAQELQKQVLAKVDAFRQTSVITFPEQVQ; encoded by the coding sequence ATGCACCTGTTCTACAAACTGGCAACCGCGGCCTCCGTCACTCTGGCACTCGCCGGAGCGCGCGGCGTCATGGCTGCGGAGACCGTCCCTCAAGAAGCCGCACCGGCAGCTCCGCCGGCGGCGGAAACTTCGGCCACATCCGGCGACCCCGCGGATGTCGTCGTGACGATCAACGGCGTGGGCATGACGCGGGCCGAGCTGGACCGCAATATCGGCGCCCTCTTGGCCCAAAGTCGGTCGGCCGCACCGCTCGACCCCGCCACGCGCAAACGCATCGAGGAGGCCGCGCAGGAGAACATGATCCGCTCGGAGCTTCTGTATCAGCTCGCGAAGAATGAGACGGTCGCCGATCTCGACGAGCAGACCGATGCACAGCTCGCTGCAATCAGATCACGTTTTGCGAGCGAGGAGGAATGGGAGACGACGCTCGCCCAGAAAGGCGTGACCCCGGATGCGTTGCGCGAGATCCTGAAACAGGGAATCTTGATCGATGCCTTCATCGCGAACGAGGTGGCGTCGAAGATCGAGATCACAGACGCACAGCTGAAGGCCTTCTACGACGAGAATGCCGACGCATTCAAGAAGCCGGAATCCATGCGTGCCAGCCATATCCTGATCGGCGTGGATTCCAACGCCACGCCCGAGGAGAAGGAGAAGGCGAAGCAGAAGGCGGAAGGGTTATTGAAACTGGTGAAGTCCGGTGAAGACTTTGCCGAGCTGGCGAAGAAGGAATCGACCTGCCCGAGTGCGCCTCAAGGGGGCGATCTGGGCGAGTTCGGACGCGGTCAGATGGTCGCGCCCTTTGAAGAGGCGGCCTTCAGCCTGGAACCAGGTAATTTCAGCGAGGTGGTCGAGACCCAGTTTGGGTATCACATTATCAAGTCGACCGGCAAAAATGCGGCCGGAGCCGTCCCCTTCGAGGACATGAAGGCACAGATCGAGAAGCAGCTGAGGGCGCAAGAGCTGCAAAAGCAGGTCCTCGCCAAGGTCGATGCATTCAGGCAGACGTCCGTAATCACGTTCCCCGAGCAGGTTCAGTAA
- a CDS encoding Uma2 family endonuclease, which produces MPDFAEARSMSAEEYLAVEAAASVRHEYVAGEVFAMAGASEEHATIAGNVFALLRSHVRGSDCRVYIADMKMRVEPASAFFYPDVFVTCDARDAAEPFAKRYARLIIEVLSESTEGYDRGAKFGDYRRLDTLEEYVLIDSRRRACEVFRRRPDGWLLEAPPENGRLVLHSIDFECPLDALYEDVSFPRSSTVDAV; this is translated from the coding sequence ATGCCTGATTTCGCGGAAGCCCGATCAATGAGCGCCGAGGAGTATCTCGCCGTCGAGGCCGCCGCGTCGGTTCGCCATGAATACGTCGCTGGGGAAGTCTTCGCGATGGCGGGCGCGAGCGAGGAGCACGCAACAATCGCCGGAAACGTCTTCGCATTACTGCGTTCGCACGTTCGCGGCAGTGACTGCCGGGTCTATATCGCCGACATGAAGATGCGCGTTGAGCCGGCTTCGGCTTTTTTCTATCCGGACGTGTTCGTGACCTGCGACGCGCGCGATGCGGCTGAGCCATTCGCCAAACGCTATGCACGCCTGATCATCGAGGTCTTGTCCGAGTCGACCGAAGGCTATGACCGCGGTGCCAAGTTCGGTGACTACCGGCGACTCGACACGCTGGAGGAGTACGTTCTGATCGATTCGCGCCGCCGCGCCTGCGAGGTGTTCCGCCGCCGCCCGGACGGCTGGCTGCTAGAAGCTCCGCCCGAGAACGGTCGGTTGGTTTTGCATTCCATCGATTTTGAATGTCCGCTCGACGCTCTTTATGAGGACGTCTCGTTCCCACGCTCAAGCACGGTGGATGCCGTGTGA